A genome region from Solirubrobacter pauli includes the following:
- a CDS encoding SDR family NAD(P)-dependent oxidoreductase, which produces MTKTWLITGAAAGLGREWTEAALERGDRVAATARGRLERFDALAERHGDRLLRLELDVTDRARAFTAVREAADALGSLDVVINNAGYGHFGMVEELTEAEIRAQLETNFLGTLWVTQAALPIMRAQRSGHIIQNTSEGGIVAFPGIGAYHASKWAVEGLTESLAQEVGGFGIKVTSVEPGPYRTGFGSTDASSAPLPAYDQVRADGAQDWDFGDPRATRDAILRVVDADEPPRRIFLGRSSLPHVERVYAERLETWRAWEPVSLAAMGAV; this is translated from the coding sequence ATGACCAAGACATGGCTCATCACCGGTGCGGCCGCGGGACTCGGCCGCGAGTGGACGGAGGCGGCGCTGGAGCGCGGCGACCGCGTGGCGGCGACGGCGCGCGGGCGCCTCGAGCGCTTCGACGCGCTGGCCGAGCGGCACGGCGACCGGCTGCTGCGACTCGAGCTGGACGTGACCGACCGCGCCCGCGCCTTCACGGCGGTCCGCGAGGCGGCCGACGCGCTCGGCTCGCTCGACGTCGTGATCAACAACGCCGGCTACGGGCACTTCGGCATGGTCGAGGAGCTGACCGAGGCCGAGATCCGCGCGCAGCTGGAGACGAACTTCCTCGGGACGTTGTGGGTGACCCAGGCGGCGCTGCCGATCATGCGCGCACAGCGCTCCGGCCACATCATCCAGAACACGAGCGAGGGCGGGATCGTGGCCTTCCCGGGCATCGGCGCCTATCACGCGTCCAAGTGGGCGGTCGAAGGGCTGACCGAGTCGCTCGCGCAGGAGGTCGGCGGCTTCGGCATCAAGGTCACGTCGGTCGAGCCGGGCCCGTACCGCACGGGGTTCGGCAGCACCGACGCCTCCAGCGCCCCGCTGCCCGCGTACGACCAGGTCCGCGCCGACGGCGCGCAGGACTGGGACTTCGGCGACCCGCGCGCGACCCGCGACGCGATCCTGCGCGTCGTGGACGCGGACGAGCCGCCCCGGCGGATCTTCCTCGGCCGCTCGTCGCTGCCGCACGTCGAGCGCGTCTACGCGGAGCGCCTCGAGACCTGGCGGGCCTGGGAGCCGGTCTCGCTGGCCGCTATGGGTGCCGTTTGA
- a CDS encoding DUF2000 family protein: MGVTDFPTKIAVVVRDDLATWQRLNVTAFLMSGIIATGPEGTVGPHYEDADGVHYLPMLRQPVLVFEASADGLKKAHRRALEREAELAIYTHELFSTGHDDENRAAVKAVATDALDLVGLAIRAPHRPADQILRGLKRHP, from the coding sequence ATGGGCGTCACCGACTTTCCGACCAAGATCGCCGTCGTCGTCCGCGACGACCTCGCCACCTGGCAGCGGCTCAACGTCACCGCGTTCCTGATGAGCGGCATCATCGCCACCGGACCCGAGGGCACCGTCGGGCCGCACTACGAGGACGCGGACGGCGTCCACTACCTGCCGATGCTGCGCCAGCCCGTGCTCGTCTTCGAGGCGAGCGCCGACGGCCTCAAGAAGGCGCACCGGCGGGCACTCGAGCGGGAGGCCGAGCTCGCGATCTACACGCACGAGCTGTTCTCGACCGGCCACGACGACGAGAACCGCGCCGCGGTCAAGGCCGTCGCGACGGACGCCCTCGACCTGGTCGGCCTCGCCATCCGCGCGCCGCACCGCCCGGCCGACCAGATCCTGCGCGGCCTCAAACGGCACCCATAG
- a CDS encoding AraC family transcriptional regulator produces the protein MAEAVKWFRPEGLSGVEALHANFERHAYRPHSHPTWTIAVMERGAAAFQVDARQERANDGECFVLEPEAVHTGVPAVPEGWAYKVLYLEPELLSTWDERDTAAPRAARWVVFSDPALRGAMLAAHDALAREPAGLARDEAVLRAVETLKPHLRPGPDAPRDRVEHAAVRRAIAHIRERWDQPVALAELSAVAGLSRFELVRRFSAQVGLPPHAFQVDLRVNRARALLGAGHAPAEVALRCGFADQAHLTRTFRRHVGITPARYAAG, from the coding sequence GTGGCGGAAGCGGTCAAGTGGTTCCGGCCCGAAGGGCTGAGCGGCGTCGAGGCGCTGCACGCCAACTTCGAGCGCCACGCGTACCGGCCGCACAGCCATCCCACGTGGACGATCGCGGTGATGGAGCGCGGCGCGGCGGCGTTCCAGGTGGACGCCCGGCAGGAGCGCGCGAACGACGGGGAGTGCTTCGTGCTCGAGCCCGAGGCGGTGCACACCGGCGTGCCGGCCGTTCCCGAGGGGTGGGCGTACAAGGTCCTCTACCTCGAGCCCGAGCTGCTGTCGACGTGGGACGAGCGCGACACCGCCGCCCCGCGCGCCGCCCGCTGGGTCGTGTTCTCCGACCCGGCGTTGCGCGGCGCGATGCTCGCCGCGCATGACGCGCTGGCGCGCGAGCCCGCCGGGCTCGCCCGCGACGAGGCCGTGCTGCGCGCGGTGGAGACGCTCAAGCCGCACCTGCGGCCGGGGCCGGACGCGCCGCGCGACCGCGTCGAGCACGCCGCGGTCCGCCGGGCGATCGCGCACATCCGGGAGCGCTGGGACCAGCCCGTGGCGCTCGCCGAGCTGTCGGCGGTCGCGGGCCTGAGCCGCTTCGAGCTGGTCCGCCGGTTCAGCGCGCAGGTCGGGCTGCCGCCGCACGCCTTCCAGGTCGACCTGCGCGTGAACCGCGCGCGGGCGCTGCTCGGCGCCGGACACGCGCCGGCCGAGGTGGCGCTGCGGTGCGGCTTCGCCGACCAGGCGCACCTGACGCGCACGTTCCGCCGCCACGTCGGGATCACGCCCGCGCGCTACGCCGCGGGCTGA